From one Melioribacteraceae bacterium genomic stretch:
- a CDS encoding EamA family transporter, whose amino-acid sequence MTTIIDNTKFKAYLAWFTICVIWGTTYLAIKIGVSDLPPFLFAGFRWIIAGPVFFLILLFGKYKLPTVKDIKHLAVVGILLLGCGNGLVVVGEQWLPSGLTSLLITTLPFWIVGIESFVPQGPKLNVKIMFGLFIGLAGVTSIFYESLFNLWHADYFPGIVSLMLAMAAWGGGTVYSKYNKISVHPMMGATIQMMFAGIFQLTIGFSLGEWHSFYFTTESFYAFAYLTFIASILGYGSYMYAISHLPISFVSTYTYINPVIALTLGWLVLDEVINLQILVGAVIIFAGVALVKRGVK is encoded by the coding sequence ATGACTACAATAATCGACAATACTAAATTTAAAGCATACTTAGCTTGGTTTACTATCTGTGTAATTTGGGGAACAACTTATCTCGCAATTAAAATTGGAGTATCGGATTTACCACCATTTTTATTCGCCGGTTTTAGATGGATAATCGCCGGTCCGGTTTTCTTTTTGATTCTTCTATTCGGTAAATATAAACTGCCTACGGTAAAGGACATCAAACATCTTGCTGTTGTAGGAATCTTGTTACTTGGGTGCGGTAACGGGTTAGTAGTAGTTGGTGAACAATGGCTGCCGAGTGGATTAACTTCTTTGCTTATTACAACCCTACCTTTTTGGATTGTTGGAATTGAATCATTTGTTCCGCAAGGACCGAAGTTGAATGTAAAAATAATGTTTGGATTGTTTATTGGGTTAGCCGGAGTTACATCAATATTTTACGAAAGTCTTTTTAATTTATGGCATGCTGATTATTTCCCGGGGATAGTAAGTCTTATGTTAGCGATGGCTGCTTGGGGAGGAGGAACAGTTTATTCTAAATATAACAAAATATCTGTTCACCCAATGATGGGAGCGACTATACAAATGATGTTCGCCGGAATATTTCAATTAACAATTGGTTTTTCACTCGGTGAATGGCATAGTTTTTATTTCACTACAGAAAGTTTCTATGCATTTGCTTATCTAACTTTTATCGCATCGATTTTGGGTTATGGTTCGTACATGTATGCTATTTCACATTTACCAATTTCATTTGTTTCAACATACACCTATATTAATCCGGTTATTGCTTTAACATTAGGCTGGTTAGTTTTGGATGAAGTTATAAACTTACAAATATTAGTTGGAGCAGTTATAATTTTTGCCGGAGTTGCTTTAGTAAAAAGGGGAGTTAAGTAA
- a CDS encoding phosphatase PAP2 family protein: protein MIDFLYQIDVALFYLFNHTLSNPLFDKFFPFITEVKHWYLVYVIMFFLLLIKGGKLGRISAIGAILLIVITDQFSSFFLKNLVERIRPCNELPDVNILAGCTGSFSFPSSHAVNNFAVAVFFTILFPKYKWALFTIATLLALSRVYCGVHYPSDIIGGAIIGSLFGYILAKVALIINNLIKTKS, encoded by the coding sequence ATGATTGATTTTCTTTATCAAATTGACGTTGCACTTTTTTATCTTTTTAATCACACATTATCTAATCCTCTCTTCGATAAATTTTTCCCATTTATTACCGAAGTTAAACATTGGTATTTAGTTTATGTAATTATGTTTTTTCTCCTCCTTATTAAAGGAGGAAAATTAGGACGAATTTCCGCGATTGGTGCGATATTATTAATTGTTATAACAGATCAATTTAGTTCTTTCTTCTTAAAAAATTTAGTTGAACGGATTAGACCATGTAATGAGTTACCGGACGTTAATATATTAGCCGGTTGCACTGGTTCGTTTTCATTTCCTTCTTCACATGCAGTTAACAATTTTGCAGTTGCAGTATTTTTCACAATTCTTTTTCCTAAATACAAATGGGCATTATTTACTATTGCAACTCTCTTAGCATTGTCAAGAGTTTATTGCGGAGTTCATTATCCCTCCGATATAATTGGCGGTGCTATAATTGGTTCCTTATTCGGTTATATTTTAGCTAAGGTAGCGTTAATTATAAATAATCTTATCAAAACAAAATCATAA
- a CDS encoding mechanosensitive ion channel, with the protein MKFIEDINNWLEQYPFLKENIVFVGVILLAYVAYLITKKILMRVIKGFVKKTKIEWDDILLSDRVLRRISLVAPFLVIINFAYLVPTFAGLIQRFSTILIIFFILLTISSLLTGIVEVYEKIERYKDRPIKGYIQVVKIIMFIFGGILIITTLTGQSPWAILGGLSALTAVIILVFRDTILSFVASIQISSYDLVKVGDWIEVPKFGADGDVIDIALHTIKVQNWDKTITVIPTYKLIEDSFKNWRGMQLSGGRRIKRSIYIDQNSITFCTDEMLERFGKYQLIKDYLDKKKNEVKKYNEEKKFDTTQLINGRRLTNVGTFRAYLKEYLLKREDVNKGMTFLVRHLPPGPEGLPIEIYVFATTTKWAEYEDIQSDIFDHIFAVVPQFELRIFQNPTGNDFKSLSGSSKT; encoded by the coding sequence ATGAAATTTATTGAAGACATTAATAATTGGTTAGAGCAGTATCCTTTTCTTAAAGAAAATATAGTTTTTGTTGGTGTAATTCTATTGGCATATGTTGCTTATCTGATTACAAAAAAAATTCTTATGCGGGTAATTAAAGGATTTGTAAAAAAAACAAAAATTGAATGGGATGATATTTTATTAAGCGACAGAGTTTTAAGAAGAATTTCTCTTGTTGCACCGTTTCTTGTAATAATTAACTTCGCATACTTGGTTCCGACTTTTGCTGGGTTGATACAAAGATTCTCAACCATATTAATAATCTTTTTTATTCTATTAACTATCAGTTCATTACTCACAGGTATTGTAGAAGTTTATGAAAAGATTGAGCGATACAAAGACCGTCCGATTAAAGGATACATTCAAGTTGTAAAAATAATCATGTTTATTTTCGGGGGTATTTTAATCATTACAACTCTCACCGGACAGTCGCCTTGGGCTATTCTTGGTGGTTTAAGTGCTTTAACCGCAGTAATTATTCTAGTCTTCCGCGATACAATACTTTCCTTTGTTGCAAGCATACAAATTTCTTCTTATGATTTAGTTAAGGTTGGAGATTGGATAGAAGTACCGAAGTTTGGTGCCGATGGTGATGTTATCGATATCGCTCTTCATACAATAAAAGTTCAGAACTGGGATAAAACCATCACCGTTATTCCGACTTATAAACTTATTGAAGACAGTTTCAAAAACTGGCGCGGTATGCAGCTTAGTGGTGGTAGAAGAATTAAACGGTCAATTTATATCGACCAAAATTCAATAACCTTTTGCACTGATGAAATGTTGGAGAGATTCGGCAAGTACCAATTAATAAAAGATTATCTTGATAAGAAAAAAAACGAAGTGAAAAAGTATAACGAAGAAAAAAAGTTTGACACAACTCAACTTATAAACGGAAGAAGACTCACCAATGTCGGGACTTTTAGAGCTTACTTAAAAGAATATCTTTTAAAAAGAGAAGATGTTAATAAGGGAATGACTTTTTTAGTCCGCCATTTACCACCGGGTCCAGAAGGGTTACCGATTGAAATTTACGTGTTCGCCACCACAACTAAATGGGCGGAATATGAAGATATTCAATCAGATATATTTGATCATATATTTGCTGTCGTTCCACAATTTGAATTGAGAATATTCCAGAATCCAACTGGTAATGATTTTAAATCATTGTCAGGTTCATCTAAAACATAG
- a CDS encoding thiamine pyrophosphate-dependent enzyme, translating to MQAKVSEIIAQAFVDLGVSVVTNVPGLGGTQVYGEYVAKTFKQHPVSFHEEVAYTISHSAAICGKRSAFLGKSQGVAKAMNSITDSLYTDMTAGFVSIIFDDKTGRSSDNILEIEPLLKGAAVPHRVASPDSIYEDVVSAFRESEKSFSPFFLILDAAQVENTFEYERRTNLEKRFTYQRDIYNHVVHPFLSDYQYKVFSAKKFDGDRSIIKKPALPNIPNDLPEKYKEAAHKYLPFFELFSKLKRDITTGDTSISSSFAFPPYNAIDIVTYIGGSIPLAIGAYIAGNKKVWALTGDFGFLCAGHLGLMEAVNRQLPIKIVIFNNKSAAATGGQKIDKKLLPRILSGFDQYVTHISSPSDLFEVEAVLKEVNNSDELKVVVVDY from the coding sequence ATGCAGGCGAAAGTTTCGGAAATTATTGCACAAGCATTTGTTGATTTAGGTGTTAGTGTTGTGACCAATGTTCCAGGTTTAGGCGGCACACAAGTTTACGGCGAATATGTAGCAAAAACATTTAAACAGCATCCCGTTTCATTTCATGAAGAAGTTGCTTATACAATCTCTCATTCGGCTGCTATTTGCGGTAAACGTTCCGCATTTCTTGGTAAATCACAAGGTGTTGCCAAAGCAATGAATTCTATTACCGATTCACTTTACACTGATATGACAGCCGGATTTGTTTCTATTATTTTTGATGATAAAACAGGTCGAAGTTCGGATAATATTTTGGAGATTGAGCCACTATTAAAAGGAGCTGCAGTTCCTCATCGTGTTGCTTCACCCGATTCGATTTATGAAGATGTAGTTAGCGCATTCCGTGAATCAGAAAAATCATTCTCACCATTCTTTTTAATATTAGATGCCGCACAAGTAGAGAATACATTTGAGTATGAAAGACGGACAAATCTTGAGAAAAGGTTTACTTATCAAAGAGATATTTATAACCATGTAGTTCATCCGTTTTTATCGGATTATCAATACAAAGTATTTTCAGCAAAGAAATTTGATGGTGACAGAAGTATAATTAAAAAACCCGCATTACCAAATATCCCCAATGATTTACCTGAAAAATACAAAGAGGCGGCACACAAGTACCTTCCGTTTTTCGAATTGTTTTCAAAATTGAAACGAGATATTACAACAGGCGATACAAGTATATCAAGTTCTTTTGCATTCCCTCCTTATAATGCAATTGATATTGTTACATACATTGGTGGCAGCATTCCGCTTGCGATCGGTGCTTACATTGCCGGTAATAAAAAAGTTTGGGCACTAACAGGTGATTTTGGTTTTCTTTGTGCCGGACATCTTGGTTTGATGGAAGCGGTTAATCGTCAACTTCCGATTAAAATAGTAATATTCAACAATAAATCCGCAGCAGCTACAGGCGGACAAAAAATTGATAAAAAACTTTTACCCAGAATTCTTTCCGGGTTTGATCAATATGTAACTCATATTTCATCTCCATCAGATTTATTTGAAGTAGAAGCTGTTTTAAAGGAAGTAAATAATTCTGATGAACTGAAAGTTGTAGTAGTTGATTACTAA
- a CDS encoding AMP nucleosidase — MKTKLEIAQNWLPRYTGTEIDEFGDYMLLTNFKNYVIKFAERFNCDVRGEGRAMQTATNSKGLSIINFGMGSANAATIMDLLVARNPKGVLFLGKCGGLKRSTELGHFILPIAAIRGEGTSNDYMPPEVPALPSFKLHKFVSNKIIAHKVEYRTGVIYTTNRRVWEWDKNFKKYLKTLGAIAIDMETATLFVAGYKNQIARGALLLVSDLPMMPEGVKTEESDKIVTHKYVDLHLDIGIDAMSDIDTKGEQIKHFTF, encoded by the coding sequence ATGAAAACAAAATTAGAAATTGCACAGAATTGGCTTCCAAGATATACGGGTACCGAGATAGATGAATTCGGTGATTATATGCTTCTTACGAATTTTAAGAATTACGTAATTAAGTTTGCTGAAAGATTCAACTGTGATGTTAGAGGTGAAGGTCGGGCAATGCAAACGGCAACAAACAGCAAGGGTTTATCAATTATTAACTTTGGTATGGGTTCGGCAAACGCAGCAACAATTATGGATTTACTCGTTGCAAGAAATCCAAAAGGTGTTCTTTTTTTGGGTAAATGCGGTGGCTTAAAACGTTCAACTGAACTAGGACATTTTATTTTACCTATAGCTGCTATTAGAGGTGAAGGTACATCAAATGATTATATGCCTCCGGAAGTTCCTGCTCTTCCATCATTTAAGTTGCATAAATTTGTTTCGAATAAAATCATTGCACATAAAGTTGAATACAGAACCGGAGTAATTTATACAACTAATCGCCGTGTTTGGGAATGGGATAAAAATTTCAAAAAATATTTGAAAACTTTAGGTGCAATTGCAATAGATATGGAAACCGCCACGCTTTTCGTAGCTGGATATAAAAATCAAATTGCGCGAGGAGCACTTTTACTTGTGTCTGATTTACCAATGATGCCGGAAGGTGTTAAGACTGAAGAATCTGATAAGATAGTAACTCATAAGTATGTCGATCTTCATCTGGATATTGGGATTGATGCGATGAGCGATATCGATACAAAAGGTGAGCAAATAAAGCATTTTACATTTTGA